From a single Apostichopus japonicus isolate 1M-3 chromosome 12, ASM3797524v1, whole genome shotgun sequence genomic region:
- the LOC139977805 gene encoding uncharacterized protein isoform X3, producing MEQQYVTTLQLLLLFVITGYLSLCDASCENYNQMEGEDIYLECEVSRINVSIWKKDNKTLLVGEKIYRNIPGLEVWKNYTLQLTGVTFTNEGYYECMEDRNVIKSYCVSIYKMQTVVILMNGKIVETPIYASSKQTITLQCVAYGCRPRVNLVWKLNLVEINEESANVVVSHNASERGNDTYDIFSTFRFLVEDDVSNITCFISEEIFNKRGYSLSVIEVHGRHHRILVGGLIVTLFICGMIMFVLRQLCKGTQRELLVNMSEIVRIRSTEASLEMREPQHEDFENHSNHEENLLVQRRNQLFEWNKAKTMVLLPSKGNLMQYWLAEYEFPEHHKALLEDAYHFMDLASQLDTSITHEHLVKLLGVSINEIRSYTYHEYVTGGTLRNYLLSMFASDELASGPHGFQTSNAITLCMISRDLSSALIYLHKRGYVHPGISARKVLLTDQGVSKLYDFLPVQLAKVRVESLLKKDDPPLPWMAPEVLFLDQYCMSSDVWSFAVLLWELYSFGATPYKEMTSDEVERCIRQCKYLDCPISCPGSVYGIMISSWEKDSSKRPSFDKIFSMLDENALFYEDRHTGKTITHNYCALRILLAPLNSQTSSYRYNTAI from the exons ATGGAACAGCAATATGTAACAACTCTTCAgcttttgttactatttgtaaTAACCG GATATCTGTCTTTGTGCGATGCGAGTTGTGAAAACTACAACCAAATGGAAGGTGAAGACATCTACCTGGAATGTGAAGTTAGCAGAATAAACGTTAGCATTTggaaaaaagacaacaaaaccTTACTTGTTGGCGAAAAAATCTACCGAAACATCCCAGGGTTAGAAGTATGGAAAAATTATACTCTACAACTGACGGGGGTAACTTTTACAAATGAAGGATATTATGAATGTATGGAGGATCGCAACGTGATAAAGTCGTACTGCGTTTCCATATACA AGATGCAAACGGTTGTCATTTTGATGAATGGTAAAATTGTGGAGACACCAATTTATGCGAGTTCGAAACAAACTATCACCTTACAGTGCGTAGCCTACGGATGTCGACCAAGGGTAAACCTTGTATGGAAATTGAACTTGGTAGAAATCAACGAAGAAAGTGCTAACGTAGTAGTTTCTCATAATGCAAGTGAGCGAGGGAATGACACATATGACATTTTCAGTACTTTTAGATTTTTGGTAGAAGACGATGTTTCAAACATAACTTGCTTCATAAGTGAGGAGATCTTCAACAAGAGAGGATACTCTTTGTCGGTAATTGAAGTAC ATGGTCGACATCATCGCATTCTTGTCGGTGGACTCATAGTCACACTTTTTATCTGCGGAATGATCATGTTTGTTCTGCGCCAATTATGTAAAG GAACGCAAAGAGAACTGCTGGTAAACATGAG TGAAATAGTGAGAATCCGATCCACGGAAGCTAGTTTAGAAATGAGGGAACCACAGCACGAAGACTTTGAAAACCACAGCAATCACG AGGAGAATTTACTTGTCCAAAGGAGAAACCAGTTATTTGAATGGAACAAAGCTAAAACAATGGTATTACTGCCGTCAAAAGGAAACTTGATGCAGTATTGGTTAGCCGAGTACGAATTCCCGGAACATC ACAAAGCCTTACTGGAAGATGCCTATCACTTTATGGATTTAGCAAGTCAACTTGACACGTCTATTACCCATGAACACCTGGTGAAACTCCTTGGCGTATCTATTAATGAAA TACGATCTTACACTTACCATGAATATGTTACAGGTGGTACACTGCGAAATTACCTTCTTAGTATGTTTGCAAGTGACGAATTGGCAAGCGGTCCACATGGATTCCAAACTAGCAATGCTATAACGCTCTGTATGATATCTAGAGACCTGTCAAGTGCTCTCATCTACCTTCACAAAAGAGGG TACGTTCATCCAGGAATATCTGCAAGGAAAGTGTTATTAACCGATCAAGGAGTCAGCAAACTGTATGATTTTTTACCTGTACAATTAGCAAAAGTGAGAGTCGAGTCATTGTTGAAAAAG GATGACCCTCCCTTGCCGTGGATGGCCCCCGAAGTTTTGTTTTTAGACCAGTACTGCATGTCGTCGGATGTTTGGTCATTTGCGGTGCTGCTTTGGGAACTTTACAGTTTTG GTGCAACTCCGTACAAAGAAATGACATCAGACGAAGTAGAACGATGTATCAGGCAATGTAAATACCTTGATTGTCCCATCTCATGTCCTGGTTCCGT ATACGGTATAATGATCTCTTCTTGGGAAAAGGACTCGTCGAAAAGGCCATCTTTCGATAAAATTTTCTCGATGCTAGATGAAAATGCACTTTTTTATGAAGAT AGGCACACAGGGAAGACGATTACACATAACTATTGCGCTCTTCGGATACTTCTTGCACCGCTAAACAGTCAGACTAGTTCATATAGGTATAACACAGCAATATAA
- the LOC139977805 gene encoding uncharacterized protein isoform X2 → MEQQYVTTLQLLLLFVITGYLSLCDASCENYNQMEGEDIYLECEVSRINVSIWKKDNKTLLVGEKIYRNIPGLEVWKNYTLQLTGVTFTNEGYYECMEDRNVIKSYCVSIYKMQTVVILMNGKIVETPIYASSKQTITLQCVAYGCRPRVNLVWKLNLVEINEESANVVVSHNASERGNDTYDIFSTFRFLVEDDVSNITCFISEEIFNKRGYSLSVIEVHGRHHRILVGGLIVTLFICGMIMFVLRQLCKGTQRELLVNMSEIVRIRSTEASLEMREPQHEDFENHSNHEENLLVQRRNQLFEWNKAKTMVLLPSKGNLMQYWLAEYEFPEHRKVIARCVSDKALLEDAYHFMDLASQLDTSITHEHLVKLLGVSINEIRSYTYHEYVTGGTLRNYLLSMFASDELASGPHGFQTSNAITLCMISRDLSSALIYLHKRGYVHPGISARKVLLTDQGVSKLYDFLPVQLAKVRVESLLKKDDPPLPWMAPEVLFLDQYCMSSDVWSFAVLLWELYSFGATPYKEMTSDEVERCIRQCKYLDCPISCPGSVYGIMISSWEKDSSKRPSFDKIFSMLDENALFYEDEERTSKDVTSNHIYFSLEAHREDDYT, encoded by the exons ATGGAACAGCAATATGTAACAACTCTTCAgcttttgttactatttgtaaTAACCG GATATCTGTCTTTGTGCGATGCGAGTTGTGAAAACTACAACCAAATGGAAGGTGAAGACATCTACCTGGAATGTGAAGTTAGCAGAATAAACGTTAGCATTTggaaaaaagacaacaaaaccTTACTTGTTGGCGAAAAAATCTACCGAAACATCCCAGGGTTAGAAGTATGGAAAAATTATACTCTACAACTGACGGGGGTAACTTTTACAAATGAAGGATATTATGAATGTATGGAGGATCGCAACGTGATAAAGTCGTACTGCGTTTCCATATACA AGATGCAAACGGTTGTCATTTTGATGAATGGTAAAATTGTGGAGACACCAATTTATGCGAGTTCGAAACAAACTATCACCTTACAGTGCGTAGCCTACGGATGTCGACCAAGGGTAAACCTTGTATGGAAATTGAACTTGGTAGAAATCAACGAAGAAAGTGCTAACGTAGTAGTTTCTCATAATGCAAGTGAGCGAGGGAATGACACATATGACATTTTCAGTACTTTTAGATTTTTGGTAGAAGACGATGTTTCAAACATAACTTGCTTCATAAGTGAGGAGATCTTCAACAAGAGAGGATACTCTTTGTCGGTAATTGAAGTAC ATGGTCGACATCATCGCATTCTTGTCGGTGGACTCATAGTCACACTTTTTATCTGCGGAATGATCATGTTTGTTCTGCGCCAATTATGTAAAG GAACGCAAAGAGAACTGCTGGTAAACATGAG TGAAATAGTGAGAATCCGATCCACGGAAGCTAGTTTAGAAATGAGGGAACCACAGCACGAAGACTTTGAAAACCACAGCAATCACG AGGAGAATTTACTTGTCCAAAGGAGAAACCAGTTATTTGAATGGAACAAAGCTAAAACAATGGTATTACTGCCGTCAAAAGGAAACTTGATGCAGTATTGGTTAGCCGAGTACGAATTCCCGGAACATCGTAAAGTTATCGCCAGATGTGTCTCTG ACAAAGCCTTACTGGAAGATGCCTATCACTTTATGGATTTAGCAAGTCAACTTGACACGTCTATTACCCATGAACACCTGGTGAAACTCCTTGGCGTATCTATTAATGAAA TACGATCTTACACTTACCATGAATATGTTACAGGTGGTACACTGCGAAATTACCTTCTTAGTATGTTTGCAAGTGACGAATTGGCAAGCGGTCCACATGGATTCCAAACTAGCAATGCTATAACGCTCTGTATGATATCTAGAGACCTGTCAAGTGCTCTCATCTACCTTCACAAAAGAGGG TACGTTCATCCAGGAATATCTGCAAGGAAAGTGTTATTAACCGATCAAGGAGTCAGCAAACTGTATGATTTTTTACCTGTACAATTAGCAAAAGTGAGAGTCGAGTCATTGTTGAAAAAG GATGACCCTCCCTTGCCGTGGATGGCCCCCGAAGTTTTGTTTTTAGACCAGTACTGCATGTCGTCGGATGTTTGGTCATTTGCGGTGCTGCTTTGGGAACTTTACAGTTTTG GTGCAACTCCGTACAAAGAAATGACATCAGACGAAGTAGAACGATGTATCAGGCAATGTAAATACCTTGATTGTCCCATCTCATGTCCTGGTTCCGT ATACGGTATAATGATCTCTTCTTGGGAAAAGGACTCGTCGAAAAGGCCATCTTTCGATAAAATTTTCTCGATGCTAGATGAAAATGCACTTTTTTATGAAGAT GAAGAAAGGACAAGCAAAGATGTTACTTCGAACCATATTTACTTCTCTTTAGAGGCACACAGGGAAGACGATTACACATAA
- the LOC139977589 gene encoding uncharacterized protein: MHATATSDQKHPYINLCGIRDHCMKTVHDRVELSCSFHKTRPAVDVRWFTWVSNGIIELNTTQVVSVENNQLYSTRTNLLISESSNLFDMYSCRASGPPLSPATVESFIVIHNNQITSKFEGVQIEQVTLLLYGSANLSCHKSENLTAATVLWKLGHSFSTLKEIAHSYYIKNHRQRYSKAKLMFDDHTGDITVRDVTQRDHGTIYMCFSNVNGREAATAYSIFVIVPPSPPYIRIDGCHDTMYRCLKRRHKGKIVCKVLNVFPKVTLQPYTTAPDLINFSNIETITETNGNNYDVTLVFNYTVDRKVCNFNVPLTCIAVGEPAVMFPFRRDVIVKENCVTSVAWSDVAITERDNVEPSTASSLKTTDSLTVKITCVVTVLFHFVNIPLSHSLL; this comes from the exons ATGCATGCAACAG CTACGTCTGATCAAAAACATCCATATATCAATCTTTGTGGAATACGTGACCACTGCATGAAGACTGTGCACGACAGAGTAGAACTATCATGTAGTTTCCACAAAACAAGACCAGCAGTTGACGTAAGATGGTTTACTTGGGTTTCAAACGGAATCATTGAGCTCAATACCACACAAGTTGTATCAGTTGAAAATAATCAGTTGTATAGTACAAGAACAAATTTGCTGATTTCTGAGTCATCCAACCTCTTTGATATGTATTCATGCCGGGCTTCTGGTCCTCCTCTCTCACCGGCAACTGTTGAGTCATTCATTGTAATTCATAACAATCAAATAACAAGTAAGTTTGAAGGCGTTCAAATAGAACAAGTGACTTTGTTATTGTATGGAAGCGCCAATCTATCTTGtcacaaatctgaaaatttgacAGCTGCAACTGTTCTTTGGAAATTAGGGCATTCATTCTCTACGCTTAAGGAAATTGCCCATTCCTATTACATCAAAAATCATCGACAACGCTATTCAAAGGCCAAATTAATGTTCGATGATCACACTGGAGATATTACAGTTCGAGATGTAACGCAGAGAGATCACGGAACTATCTATATGTGTTTCTCAAACGTCAATGGAAGAGAAGCTGCAACTGCATACTCTATCTTTGTAATAG TTCCTCCATCTCCACCGTACATCAGAATAGACGGTTGCCATGATACAATGTACCGCTGCCTAAAACGTAGACATAAAGGCAAAATAGTCTGCAAGGTTTTAAATGTGTTTCCAAAGGTTACTCTGCAACCGTACACAACAGCACCGGATCTTATAAACTTTTCAAACATCGAAACAATAACAGAGACAAACGGCAATAACTATGATGTTACTCTTGTGTTCAATTATACCGTTGACAGAAAAGTTTGTAATTTTAACGTGCCACTAACGTGTATAGCTGTTGGAGAACCTGCGGTAATGTTTCCGTTCCGCAGAGATGTCATTGTAAAAG AAAACTGCGTAACTAGTGTCGCCTGGTCCGATGTGGCGATAACGGAACGAGATAATGTTGAACCGTCCACTGCGTCGTCGCTGAAGACAACGGATAGTTTGACTGTGAAGATTACATGTGTAGTGACCGTGCTCTTCCATTTTGTTAACATTCCATTGTCACATTCACTTCTGTGA
- the LOC139977805 gene encoding uncharacterized protein isoform X4, which translates to MEQQYVTTLQLLLLFVITGYLSLCDASCENYNQMEGEDIYLECEVSRINVSIWKKDNKTLLVGEKIYRNIPGLEVWKNYTLQLTGVTFTNEGYYECMEDRNVIKSYCVSIYKMQTVVILMNGKIVETPIYASSKQTITLQCVAYGCRPRVNLVWKLNLVEINEESANVVVSHNASERGNDTYDIFSTFRFLVEDDVSNITCFISEEIFNKRGYSLSVIEVHGRHHRILVGGLIVTLFICGMIMFVLRQLCKGTQRELLVNMSEIVRIRSTEASLEMREPQHEDFENHSNHEENLLVQRRNQLFEWNKAKTMVLLPSKGNLMQYWLAEYEFPEHRKVIARCVSDKALLEDAYHFMDLASQLDTSITHEHLVKLLGVSINEIRSYTYHEYVTGGTLRNYLLSMFASDELASGPHGFQTSNAITLCMISRDLSSALIYLHKRGYVHPGISARKVLLTDQGVSKLYDFLPVQLAKVRVESLLKKDDPPLPWMAPEVLFLDQYCMSSDVWSFAVLLWELYSFGATPYKEMTSDEVERCIRQCKYLDCPISCPGSVYGIMISSWEKDSSKRPSFDKIFSMLDENALFYEDKGQAKMLLRTIFTSL; encoded by the exons ATGGAACAGCAATATGTAACAACTCTTCAgcttttgttactatttgtaaTAACCG GATATCTGTCTTTGTGCGATGCGAGTTGTGAAAACTACAACCAAATGGAAGGTGAAGACATCTACCTGGAATGTGAAGTTAGCAGAATAAACGTTAGCATTTggaaaaaagacaacaaaaccTTACTTGTTGGCGAAAAAATCTACCGAAACATCCCAGGGTTAGAAGTATGGAAAAATTATACTCTACAACTGACGGGGGTAACTTTTACAAATGAAGGATATTATGAATGTATGGAGGATCGCAACGTGATAAAGTCGTACTGCGTTTCCATATACA AGATGCAAACGGTTGTCATTTTGATGAATGGTAAAATTGTGGAGACACCAATTTATGCGAGTTCGAAACAAACTATCACCTTACAGTGCGTAGCCTACGGATGTCGACCAAGGGTAAACCTTGTATGGAAATTGAACTTGGTAGAAATCAACGAAGAAAGTGCTAACGTAGTAGTTTCTCATAATGCAAGTGAGCGAGGGAATGACACATATGACATTTTCAGTACTTTTAGATTTTTGGTAGAAGACGATGTTTCAAACATAACTTGCTTCATAAGTGAGGAGATCTTCAACAAGAGAGGATACTCTTTGTCGGTAATTGAAGTAC ATGGTCGACATCATCGCATTCTTGTCGGTGGACTCATAGTCACACTTTTTATCTGCGGAATGATCATGTTTGTTCTGCGCCAATTATGTAAAG GAACGCAAAGAGAACTGCTGGTAAACATGAG TGAAATAGTGAGAATCCGATCCACGGAAGCTAGTTTAGAAATGAGGGAACCACAGCACGAAGACTTTGAAAACCACAGCAATCACG AGGAGAATTTACTTGTCCAAAGGAGAAACCAGTTATTTGAATGGAACAAAGCTAAAACAATGGTATTACTGCCGTCAAAAGGAAACTTGATGCAGTATTGGTTAGCCGAGTACGAATTCCCGGAACATCGTAAAGTTATCGCCAGATGTGTCTCTG ACAAAGCCTTACTGGAAGATGCCTATCACTTTATGGATTTAGCAAGTCAACTTGACACGTCTATTACCCATGAACACCTGGTGAAACTCCTTGGCGTATCTATTAATGAAA TACGATCTTACACTTACCATGAATATGTTACAGGTGGTACACTGCGAAATTACCTTCTTAGTATGTTTGCAAGTGACGAATTGGCAAGCGGTCCACATGGATTCCAAACTAGCAATGCTATAACGCTCTGTATGATATCTAGAGACCTGTCAAGTGCTCTCATCTACCTTCACAAAAGAGGG TACGTTCATCCAGGAATATCTGCAAGGAAAGTGTTATTAACCGATCAAGGAGTCAGCAAACTGTATGATTTTTTACCTGTACAATTAGCAAAAGTGAGAGTCGAGTCATTGTTGAAAAAG GATGACCCTCCCTTGCCGTGGATGGCCCCCGAAGTTTTGTTTTTAGACCAGTACTGCATGTCGTCGGATGTTTGGTCATTTGCGGTGCTGCTTTGGGAACTTTACAGTTTTG GTGCAACTCCGTACAAAGAAATGACATCAGACGAAGTAGAACGATGTATCAGGCAATGTAAATACCTTGATTGTCCCATCTCATGTCCTGGTTCCGT ATACGGTATAATGATCTCTTCTTGGGAAAAGGACTCGTCGAAAAGGCCATCTTTCGATAAAATTTTCTCGATGCTAGATGAAAATGCACTTTTTTATGAAGAT AAAGGACAAGCAAAGATGTTACTTCGAACCATATTTACTTCTCTTTAG
- the LOC139977805 gene encoding uncharacterized protein isoform X1, whose protein sequence is MEQQYVTTLQLLLLFVITGYLSLCDASCENYNQMEGEDIYLECEVSRINVSIWKKDNKTLLVGEKIYRNIPGLEVWKNYTLQLTGVTFTNEGYYECMEDRNVIKSYCVSIYKMQTVVILMNGKIVETPIYASSKQTITLQCVAYGCRPRVNLVWKLNLVEINEESANVVVSHNASERGNDTYDIFSTFRFLVEDDVSNITCFISEEIFNKRGYSLSVIEVHGRHHRILVGGLIVTLFICGMIMFVLRQLCKGTQRELLVNMSEIVRIRSTEASLEMREPQHEDFENHSNHEENLLVQRRNQLFEWNKAKTMVLLPSKGNLMQYWLAEYEFPEHRKVIARCVSDKALLEDAYHFMDLASQLDTSITHEHLVKLLGVSINEIRSYTYHEYVTGGTLRNYLLSMFASDELASGPHGFQTSNAITLCMISRDLSSALIYLHKRGYVHPGISARKVLLTDQGVSKLYDFLPVQLAKVRVESLLKKDDPPLPWMAPEVLFLDQYCMSSDVWSFAVLLWELYSFGATPYKEMTSDEVERCIRQCKYLDCPISCPGSVYGIMISSWEKDSSKRPSFDKIFSMLDENALFYEDRHTGKTITHNYCALRILLAPLNSQTSSYRYNTAI, encoded by the exons ATGGAACAGCAATATGTAACAACTCTTCAgcttttgttactatttgtaaTAACCG GATATCTGTCTTTGTGCGATGCGAGTTGTGAAAACTACAACCAAATGGAAGGTGAAGACATCTACCTGGAATGTGAAGTTAGCAGAATAAACGTTAGCATTTggaaaaaagacaacaaaaccTTACTTGTTGGCGAAAAAATCTACCGAAACATCCCAGGGTTAGAAGTATGGAAAAATTATACTCTACAACTGACGGGGGTAACTTTTACAAATGAAGGATATTATGAATGTATGGAGGATCGCAACGTGATAAAGTCGTACTGCGTTTCCATATACA AGATGCAAACGGTTGTCATTTTGATGAATGGTAAAATTGTGGAGACACCAATTTATGCGAGTTCGAAACAAACTATCACCTTACAGTGCGTAGCCTACGGATGTCGACCAAGGGTAAACCTTGTATGGAAATTGAACTTGGTAGAAATCAACGAAGAAAGTGCTAACGTAGTAGTTTCTCATAATGCAAGTGAGCGAGGGAATGACACATATGACATTTTCAGTACTTTTAGATTTTTGGTAGAAGACGATGTTTCAAACATAACTTGCTTCATAAGTGAGGAGATCTTCAACAAGAGAGGATACTCTTTGTCGGTAATTGAAGTAC ATGGTCGACATCATCGCATTCTTGTCGGTGGACTCATAGTCACACTTTTTATCTGCGGAATGATCATGTTTGTTCTGCGCCAATTATGTAAAG GAACGCAAAGAGAACTGCTGGTAAACATGAG TGAAATAGTGAGAATCCGATCCACGGAAGCTAGTTTAGAAATGAGGGAACCACAGCACGAAGACTTTGAAAACCACAGCAATCACG AGGAGAATTTACTTGTCCAAAGGAGAAACCAGTTATTTGAATGGAACAAAGCTAAAACAATGGTATTACTGCCGTCAAAAGGAAACTTGATGCAGTATTGGTTAGCCGAGTACGAATTCCCGGAACATCGTAAAGTTATCGCCAGATGTGTCTCTG ACAAAGCCTTACTGGAAGATGCCTATCACTTTATGGATTTAGCAAGTCAACTTGACACGTCTATTACCCATGAACACCTGGTGAAACTCCTTGGCGTATCTATTAATGAAA TACGATCTTACACTTACCATGAATATGTTACAGGTGGTACACTGCGAAATTACCTTCTTAGTATGTTTGCAAGTGACGAATTGGCAAGCGGTCCACATGGATTCCAAACTAGCAATGCTATAACGCTCTGTATGATATCTAGAGACCTGTCAAGTGCTCTCATCTACCTTCACAAAAGAGGG TACGTTCATCCAGGAATATCTGCAAGGAAAGTGTTATTAACCGATCAAGGAGTCAGCAAACTGTATGATTTTTTACCTGTACAATTAGCAAAAGTGAGAGTCGAGTCATTGTTGAAAAAG GATGACCCTCCCTTGCCGTGGATGGCCCCCGAAGTTTTGTTTTTAGACCAGTACTGCATGTCGTCGGATGTTTGGTCATTTGCGGTGCTGCTTTGGGAACTTTACAGTTTTG GTGCAACTCCGTACAAAGAAATGACATCAGACGAAGTAGAACGATGTATCAGGCAATGTAAATACCTTGATTGTCCCATCTCATGTCCTGGTTCCGT ATACGGTATAATGATCTCTTCTTGGGAAAAGGACTCGTCGAAAAGGCCATCTTTCGATAAAATTTTCTCGATGCTAGATGAAAATGCACTTTTTTATGAAGAT AGGCACACAGGGAAGACGATTACACATAACTATTGCGCTCTTCGGATACTTCTTGCACCGCTAAACAGTCAGACTAGTTCATATAGGTATAACACAGCAATATAA